In Achromobacter xylosoxidans A8, a single window of DNA contains:
- a CDS encoding MFS transporter, with product MAGRGPSADPRPMTKDERRVIFASSLGTVFEWYDFYLYGSLAAIIAQHFFSGVNPTAGFIFALLAFAAGFAVRPFGALVFGRLGDLVGRKYTFLVTIVIMGLSTFLVGVLPSYASIGLAAPAILIVLRLLQGLALGGEYGGAATYVAEHAPHGRRGFYTSWIQTTATLGLFLSLLVILGIRTFMGEDEFKAWGWRIPFLISVVLLGISVWIRLQLSESPTFKRMKEEGKGSKAPIAESFGQWKNLKVVILALLGLTAGQAVVWYTGQFYALFFLTQTLKVDANTANIMIAIALLIGTPFFVVFGALSDKIGRKPIIMAGCLIAAITYFPIFQGITHFANPALEKAQATAPVTVIADPATCSFQFNPVGTSSFTSSCDVVKSFMARNSVNYKNEAAPAGSVAKVKIGNDEFASFDGKTMAPADFKAKAAELDKSLTTAIRSHGYPAKADPAQSNNVMVVVLLTILVLYVTMVYGPIAAMLVEMFPTRIRYTSMSLPYHIGNGWFGGFLPPVAFAVVAATGNIYDGLWYPIIIAVMTLVIGTLFVRESKDNDINA from the coding sequence ATGGCAGGCCGCGGTCCATCCGCGGATCCGCGCCCGATGACCAAGGATGAGCGCCGCGTCATCTTTGCGTCGTCGCTGGGCACGGTTTTCGAGTGGTACGACTTTTACCTCTACGGCTCGCTCGCAGCCATCATCGCGCAACACTTCTTCTCGGGCGTGAACCCCACCGCGGGCTTCATCTTCGCCCTGCTGGCGTTCGCCGCCGGTTTCGCCGTGCGGCCGTTCGGCGCGCTGGTGTTCGGCCGCCTGGGCGACCTGGTCGGACGTAAATACACCTTCCTGGTCACGATCGTGATCATGGGCCTGTCCACGTTCCTCGTGGGCGTGCTGCCCAGCTACGCCAGCATCGGCCTGGCCGCTCCCGCCATCCTGATCGTGCTGCGCCTGCTGCAAGGTCTGGCGCTGGGCGGCGAGTACGGCGGCGCCGCGACCTACGTCGCGGAACACGCGCCGCATGGCCGCCGCGGCTTCTACACGTCCTGGATCCAGACCACCGCGACCCTGGGCCTGTTCCTGTCGCTGCTGGTCATCCTCGGCATCCGCACGTTCATGGGCGAAGACGAATTCAAGGCCTGGGGCTGGCGCATTCCGTTCCTGATCTCGGTCGTGCTGCTGGGCATCTCGGTGTGGATCCGCCTGCAACTGAGCGAATCGCCGACCTTCAAGCGCATGAAGGAAGAAGGCAAGGGCTCGAAGGCGCCGATCGCTGAATCGTTCGGCCAATGGAAGAACCTGAAGGTCGTGATCCTGGCGCTGCTGGGCCTGACCGCCGGCCAGGCCGTGGTCTGGTACACGGGCCAGTTCTACGCCCTGTTCTTCCTGACGCAGACGCTGAAGGTCGACGCCAATACCGCCAACATCATGATCGCCATCGCGCTCCTGATCGGCACTCCGTTCTTCGTGGTCTTCGGCGCGCTGTCCGACAAGATCGGCCGCAAGCCCATCATCATGGCAGGCTGCCTGATCGCCGCGATCACCTACTTCCCGATCTTCCAGGGCATCACGCACTTCGCCAATCCGGCGCTGGAAAAGGCTCAGGCCACGGCCCCGGTCACCGTGATCGCGGACCCGGCCACCTGCTCGTTCCAGTTCAATCCGGTGGGCACCTCGTCGTTCACCAGCTCTTGCGACGTGGTCAAGTCGTTCATGGCCCGCAACTCGGTGAACTACAAGAACGAAGCAGCGCCGGCCGGCTCGGTCGCCAAGGTCAAGATCGGCAACGACGAGTTCGCCTCGTTCGACGGCAAGACCATGGCCCCGGCGGACTTCAAGGCCAAGGCCGCCGAACTGGACAAGTCGCTGACCACCGCCATCCGCAGCCACGGCTATCCCGCCAAGGCTGACCCGGCGCAAAGCAACAACGTCATGGTCGTGGTGCTGCTGACCATCCTGGTGCTCTACGTGACCATGGTGTACGGCCCGATCGCCGCCATGCTGGTGGAAATGTTCCCGACCCGCATCCGCTACACGTCGATGAGCCTGCCCTACCACATCGGCAACGGCTGGTTCGGCGGCTTCCTGCCCCCGGTCGCCTTCGCCGTGGTTGCCGCAACCGGCAACATCTACGACGGCTTGTGGTATCCGATCATCATTGCAGTCATGACCCTGGTCATCGGCACGCTGTTCGTGCGCGAATCCAAGGACAACGACATCAACGCATAA
- a CDS encoding sensor histidine kinase — translation MLAPLFLLWPMSVAITYVVAQNIANVPYDRALANNLHVLTLQVHAQDGRAVLKMTDTAREVLHADETDSVFWLALGSRGEYLGGDRALPLPSTVGQPRPGEVQYEDATLRGFGIRLAFTWVDLHLPDTQPALLIAAETVEKRTQLANDIIKGVIIPQFVVLPVAVLLVWFGLSRGVAPLNALQQRLRARRPDDLSPIDERAAPTEIAPLVAAMNDLLDRLSSNVQAQRRFVADAAHQLKTPLAGLRTQAELALRDASPEEMQSSLRQLVTGSERATRLVNQLLLLARAENPSAIGLTRTDINTIAYEQAMHWVPQALALSTDLGFEGSDHPVEINGNPLLLAELLNNLVDNALRYTPRGGHITVRAQVQDGHAVLEVEDSGPGIPPEERERVFDRFYRVLGTQSDGSGLGLAIVREIAQKHQASVEINDHPTAHSNLPGMRIRVVFPLYAEAPDSSAAP, via the coding sequence ATGCTGGCGCCGCTATTCCTCCTGTGGCCCATGAGCGTGGCCATCACCTACGTGGTGGCCCAGAACATCGCCAACGTGCCTTACGACCGCGCGCTGGCCAACAACCTCCACGTCCTGACCCTGCAGGTCCACGCGCAGGACGGCCGGGCCGTGCTGAAGATGACGGACACCGCACGCGAGGTGCTGCATGCCGACGAAACCGACAGCGTATTCTGGCTGGCGCTGGGCAGCCGCGGCGAATATCTGGGCGGCGACCGCGCGCTGCCCCTGCCCTCCACCGTAGGCCAGCCCCGCCCGGGCGAAGTGCAATACGAAGACGCGACCTTGCGCGGCTTCGGCATCCGGCTTGCGTTCACCTGGGTGGACCTGCACTTGCCCGATACGCAGCCGGCGCTGCTGATCGCGGCCGAGACCGTCGAAAAACGCACGCAACTGGCCAACGACATCATCAAGGGCGTGATCATTCCGCAGTTCGTGGTACTGCCCGTCGCCGTGCTGCTGGTGTGGTTCGGGCTGTCGCGCGGGGTGGCGCCGTTGAACGCGCTGCAGCAGCGTCTGCGGGCGCGCCGGCCCGACGACCTTTCCCCCATCGACGAGCGCGCCGCGCCGACCGAGATCGCGCCCCTGGTGGCCGCCATGAACGACCTGCTGGACCGGCTTTCGTCCAACGTGCAGGCGCAGCGCCGCTTCGTCGCGGACGCCGCGCACCAGTTGAAGACGCCGCTGGCCGGCCTGCGCACTCAGGCCGAACTGGCCCTGCGCGACGCCAGCCCCGAGGAAATGCAGTCCAGCCTGCGCCAACTGGTGACCGGTTCTGAGCGCGCCACGCGCCTGGTGAACCAGCTGCTGTTGCTGGCCCGGGCCGAAAATCCCAGCGCCATCGGCCTCACGCGCACGGACATCAATACCATCGCCTACGAACAGGCCATGCACTGGGTGCCGCAGGCGCTCGCGCTGAGCACTGATCTGGGCTTCGAAGGCTCCGACCACCCGGTGGAGATCAACGGCAACCCCCTGCTGTTGGCCGAACTGCTCAACAACCTGGTGGACAACGCGCTGCGCTACACGCCGCGCGGCGGCCATATCACCGTGCGCGCGCAGGTCCAGGACGGGCATGCGGTGCTGGAGGTGGAAGACTCAGGCCCCGGCATTCCGCCAGAGGAACGCGAACGCGTGTTCGACCGCTTCTACCGCGTGCTGGGCACCCAGTCCGACGGCAGCGGACTGGGCCTCGCCATCGTGCGGGAGATCGCCCAGAAACATCAGGCCAGCGTCGAAATCAACGACCACCCCACAGCGCATTCGAACCTCCCCGGCATGCGCATCCGCGTGGTCTTTCCGCTTTATGCCGAGGCCCCGGATTCGTCCGCTGCACCCTAG
- a CDS encoding response regulator transcription factor has product MRILIAEDDSILADGLSRSLRHNGYAVDAVRDGLAADSALAAQAFDLLILDLGLPQLAGLEVLRRLRARNSALPVLILTAADSIEQRVKGLDLGADDYMAKPFALSELEARVRALTRRGAGGGATMIKHGRLLFDQTGRVAMVDDQTLDLSAREVSLLEILLTRSGRMVSKTQLVDHLCEWGEEVSTNAIEVYVHRLRKKLEPSGVKIVTVRGLGYCLERDQGAAYLAS; this is encoded by the coding sequence ATGCGCATCCTGATCGCCGAAGACGACAGCATCCTGGCCGACGGCCTGTCCCGTTCGTTGCGCCACAATGGCTACGCCGTGGACGCTGTGCGCGATGGGCTGGCGGCCGATTCAGCGCTGGCGGCCCAGGCGTTCGACCTGCTCATCCTGGACCTCGGTCTGCCGCAACTGGCCGGGCTGGAAGTGCTGCGGCGCCTGCGCGCCCGCAACTCCGCCCTGCCGGTGCTCATCCTGACGGCGGCCGACAGCATCGAGCAGCGCGTCAAGGGCCTGGACCTGGGCGCCGACGATTACATGGCCAAGCCTTTCGCGCTGTCCGAGCTCGAGGCCCGCGTGCGGGCCCTGACCCGGCGCGGCGCGGGCGGCGGCGCCACCATGATCAAGCACGGCCGCCTGCTGTTCGACCAGACAGGCCGCGTCGCCATGGTCGACGACCAGACCCTGGACCTGTCGGCGCGCGAAGTCAGCCTGCTCGAGATCCTCCTGACGCGCAGCGGCCGCATGGTCAGCAAGACCCAGCTGGTCGACCACCTGTGCGAATGGGGCGAAGAGGTCAGCACCAACGCCATCGAGGTCTACGTCCACCGCCTGCGCAAGAAGCTGGAACCCAGCGGCGTGAAGATCGTGACCGTGCGCGGCCTGGGCTACTGTCTTGAGCGGGACCAGGGTGCGGCGTACCTCGCAAGCTGA
- the recA gene encoding recombinase RecA has translation MDDKTTKAAASEKAKALAAALSQIEKQFGKGSIMRYGDNDVSHDIQVVSTGSLGLDIALGVGGLPRGRVVEIYGPESSGKTTLTLQVVAEMQKLGGTCAFVDAEHALDVQYASKLGVNLADLLISQPDTGEQALEITDALVRSGSVDLIVIDSVAALVPKAEIEGEMGDSLPGLQARLMSQALRKLTATIKKTNCMVIFINQIRMKIGVMFGNPETTTGGNALKFYASVRLDIRRIGSIKKGDEVVGNETRVKVVKNKVAPPFKQAEFDIMYGAGISREGEIIDLGVAANVVDKSGAWYSYNGNRIGQGKDNVREYLKEHKALAIEIENRVRENQGIVSRAAEFVPTAEDTAEE, from the coding sequence ATGGACGACAAAACCACCAAGGCCGCCGCATCGGAAAAGGCCAAGGCGCTTGCCGCCGCGCTTTCGCAGATCGAAAAGCAGTTCGGCAAGGGCTCGATCATGCGCTACGGCGACAACGATGTTTCGCATGACATCCAGGTGGTTTCCACGGGCTCCCTGGGGCTGGACATCGCGCTGGGCGTCGGTGGCCTGCCGCGTGGCCGCGTGGTTGAAATCTACGGTCCGGAATCCTCGGGCAAGACCACGCTGACCCTGCAAGTGGTCGCTGAAATGCAAAAGCTGGGCGGCACCTGCGCCTTCGTCGACGCCGAACACGCGCTGGACGTGCAATACGCCTCCAAGCTGGGCGTGAACCTGGCCGACCTGCTGATCTCGCAGCCGGACACGGGCGAGCAGGCCCTGGAAATCACCGATGCGTTGGTGCGCTCCGGTTCGGTTGACCTGATCGTCATCGACTCGGTGGCCGCGCTGGTGCCCAAGGCCGAAATCGAAGGCGAAATGGGCGATTCCCTGCCCGGCCTGCAAGCCCGCCTGATGAGCCAGGCGCTGCGCAAGCTCACCGCCACCATCAAGAAGACCAACTGCATGGTCATCTTCATCAACCAGATCCGCATGAAGATCGGCGTGATGTTCGGCAACCCCGAAACCACCACCGGCGGCAACGCGCTCAAGTTCTACGCCTCCGTGCGCCTGGACATCCGCCGCATCGGCTCCATCAAGAAGGGCGACGAGGTCGTCGGCAACGAAACCCGCGTCAAGGTCGTGAAGAACAAGGTCGCGCCGCCGTTCAAGCAGGCCGAATTCGACATCATGTACGGCGCCGGCATCTCGCGCGAAGGCGAAATCATCGACCTGGGCGTCGCCGCCAACGTCGTGGACAAGTCCGGCGCCTGGTACAGCTACAACGGCAACCGCATCGGCCAGGGCAAGGACAATGTCCGCGAGTACCTGAAAGAGCACAAGGCACTCGCCATCGAAATCGAGAACCGCGTCCGCGAGAACCAGGGCATCGTCAGCCGCGCGGCCGAGTTCGTGCCGACCGCGGAAGACACCGCCGAAGAGTAA
- the recX gene encoding recombination regulator RecX: MSWKPPPATAERLRAKLDDEFETVAKPQGLRRTSDARREQEVESGEAPDSWSRSSEAGSVRRGRRAAAAEDGPDADGQTARKGPSLKMRAVGYLSRREHAREELARKLAAHAEDPAEVEAVLDALEKEGWLSTERFAQSLVHRRASRQGAARIVQELRQHGVDDNQVAELREQLRATEYDRALEVWKKRFSAKPEDRAAYAKQARFLASRGFAHDVIRRILGEGDED, encoded by the coding sequence ATGAGCTGGAAACCGCCGCCCGCTACAGCCGAACGCCTACGCGCCAAGCTGGACGATGAATTCGAAACCGTGGCCAAGCCCCAGGGCTTGCGCCGCACTTCGGATGCGCGCCGCGAGCAGGAAGTGGAATCCGGCGAGGCGCCGGATTCATGGAGCCGCAGCTCGGAAGCGGGTAGTGTGCGGCGCGGGCGCCGCGCCGCTGCGGCCGAGGACGGCCCGGATGCCGATGGACAAACAGCCCGCAAGGGGCCTTCGTTGAAGATGCGGGCCGTAGGCTATCTGTCGCGCCGCGAACATGCCCGCGAGGAATTGGCGCGAAAGCTTGCCGCCCACGCCGAGGATCCGGCCGAGGTCGAGGCCGTGCTCGATGCCCTGGAAAAGGAAGGCTGGCTGTCCACCGAGCGTTTTGCGCAAAGCCTGGTCCATCGGCGCGCCTCGCGCCAGGGGGCGGCGCGCATCGTGCAGGAATTGCGCCAGCACGGGGTGGACGACAACCAGGTCGCCGAATTGCGCGAACAGCTGCGGGCCACCGAGTACGACCGCGCGCTGGAGGTCTGGAAGAAGCGCTTCAGCGCCAAGCCGGAAGACCGTGCGGCCTATGCCAAGCAGGCCCGCTTCCTGGCCAGCCGCGGCTTTGCGCATGACGTGATCCGCCGGATACTGGGCGAGGGCGACGAGGATTGA
- a CDS encoding LysR family transcriptional regulator has product MLEIRHLETLTAIRDGGSLQEAAERLHLTQSALSHQLRDLETRLGTPLLNRRTRPARLTTAGLRVLALADEVLPRIRATERDLQRLAAGRTGRLHLAIDCHSCFQWLMPALDAFRVQWPDVALDLSAAFSFAPLPALVRGDLDLVITSDPQPLDAVEYLPLFKYELVLAVSESNPLAGSKFVMPDQLADQTLITYPVDKQRLDVFTAFLDPADVEPAAIRRAELTPIIAQLVASNRGVAALPNWALTEYMNQGWLRQCRLGPQGVWRTLYATVRSEDTDASYIDEFLTITRNVCFKTLSGIKSAK; this is encoded by the coding sequence ATGCTTGAAATCCGCCATCTTGAAACGCTCACCGCCATCCGCGACGGCGGCAGCCTGCAGGAAGCCGCCGAGCGCCTGCATCTGACCCAGTCGGCCTTGTCGCACCAGTTGCGCGACCTGGAAACCCGGCTGGGCACTCCTTTGCTGAACCGCCGCACGCGGCCGGCCCGGCTGACGACGGCGGGCCTGCGGGTGCTGGCGCTGGCGGACGAGGTGCTGCCGCGCATCCGCGCGACGGAACGGGACCTGCAGCGGCTGGCCGCGGGCCGCACTGGGCGGCTGCACCTGGCGATCGACTGCCATTCCTGCTTTCAGTGGTTGATGCCGGCGCTGGATGCTTTCCGGGTGCAATGGCCGGACGTGGCGCTGGATCTGTCGGCGGCGTTTTCCTTCGCTCCCCTGCCCGCCCTGGTGCGCGGCGACCTGGATCTGGTCATTACGTCCGATCCCCAACCGCTGGACGCGGTGGAATACCTGCCGCTGTTCAAATATGAGTTGGTGCTGGCCGTGTCGGAATCCAATCCGCTGGCCGGCAGCAAGTTCGTCATGCCGGACCAGTTGGCCGACCAGACGCTGATCACCTACCCGGTGGACAAGCAGCGCCTGGACGTTTTCACGGCGTTCCTCGACCCGGCCGACGTGGAACCCGCCGCCATCCGGCGCGCGGAGCTCACACCCATCATTGCGCAACTGGTGGCCAGCAACCGCGGCGTGGCCGCGCTACCCAACTGGGCGCTGACGGAATACATGAATCAGGGCTGGCTGCGGCAGTGTCGACTGGGCCCGCAAGGCGTATGGCGCACGTTGTACGCCACGGTGCGCAGCGAGGACACGGACGCGTCGTATATCGATGAGTTCCTGACCATTACCCGGAATGTGTGCTTCAAGACCTTGTCGGGGATCAAATCGGCGAAATAG
- the metE gene encoding 5-methyltetrahydropteroyltriglutamate--homocysteine S-methyltransferase, which produces MTIIHNLGFPRIGAQRELKRAVEAYWAGKQTAEELEQTGRDLRAKHWKLQAAAGLKFVPVGDFAWYDQILEWTTLLGAVPARFGQKDNEPVTLDTLFRMGRGRAPSGKPAAACEMTKWFDTNYHYIVPELVPGQTFRIARESLFEQIQEAQAQGYAVKPVIPGPLTWLYQGKGDAFAAGAADAGKLQLLAALLPVYQEVLARFAKLGVPWVQIDEPILALDLPQAWRDAFKQTYDQLSASPVKLLVATYFDGLKDNLPTALGLPVAGLHVDLVRAPEQLAEVVSGLGAEQVLSAGVINGRNIWRTDLDAAIATLTPIKQQLGDRLWLAPSCSLLHVPVDLAYETELDAELKSWLSFAAQKLEELSLLGRALDSATQAAAQDGLARQRAALAARRSSTRIHNPAVGQRMAGAAAVSRDRAPFAGRIARQQEQLGLPAYPTTTIGSFPQTAEIRALRRDWKSGALTDSGYETAIRKEIEEVIRFQEKVGLDVLVHGEPERNDMVEYFGELLAGFAFTKNGWVQSYGSRCVKPPIIFGDVARPAPMTVGWSSYAQSLTDKPVKGMLTGPVTILQWSFVRDDQPREQTCRQLALALRDEVVDLEAAGISVIQIDEPAIREGLPLRRADWQAYLDWAVDCFRLSTAGVRDETQIHTHMCYSEFNDIIESIAAMDADVITIETSRSNMELLKAFEDFRYPNDIGPGVYDIHSPNVPEVDWMVGLMEKAAARLPKERLWVNPDCGLKTRAWPETEAALIGMVEAARALRQAA; this is translated from the coding sequence ATGACTATTATTCATAATTTGGGGTTCCCCCGCATCGGTGCTCAGCGTGAACTGAAGCGCGCGGTTGAGGCTTATTGGGCCGGCAAGCAGACCGCCGAAGAACTCGAACAGACCGGTCGCGACCTGCGCGCCAAGCACTGGAAGCTGCAGGCTGCAGCCGGCCTGAAGTTCGTACCGGTGGGTGACTTCGCCTGGTACGACCAGATCCTGGAATGGACCACGCTGCTGGGCGCCGTGCCCGCCCGTTTCGGCCAGAAGGACAACGAGCCCGTCACGCTGGACACGCTGTTCCGCATGGGGCGCGGGCGCGCGCCGTCGGGCAAGCCCGCCGCCGCCTGCGAAATGACCAAGTGGTTCGACACCAATTACCACTACATCGTGCCGGAACTGGTGCCGGGCCAGACCTTCCGCATCGCCCGCGAATCGCTGTTCGAACAGATCCAGGAAGCACAGGCCCAGGGTTACGCCGTCAAGCCCGTGATCCCCGGTCCGCTGACCTGGCTGTACCAGGGCAAGGGCGACGCCTTTGCCGCCGGCGCCGCCGACGCGGGCAAGCTGCAACTGCTGGCCGCATTGCTGCCCGTCTACCAGGAAGTGCTGGCGCGCTTCGCCAAGCTGGGGGTGCCGTGGGTGCAGATCGACGAGCCCATCCTGGCGCTGGATCTGCCGCAAGCCTGGCGCGATGCGTTCAAGCAGACCTATGACCAGTTGTCCGCCAGCCCGGTCAAGCTGCTGGTGGCCACCTATTTCGACGGCCTGAAGGACAACCTGCCGACTGCGCTGGGCCTACCCGTGGCCGGCCTGCACGTGGACCTGGTCCGCGCGCCCGAGCAACTGGCGGAAGTGGTTTCCGGCCTGGGCGCCGAGCAGGTGCTGTCTGCCGGCGTGATCAATGGCCGCAACATCTGGCGCACCGACCTGGACGCCGCCATTGCCACGCTGACCCCGATCAAGCAGCAATTGGGCGACCGCCTGTGGCTGGCGCCGTCATGCTCGCTGCTGCACGTGCCGGTGGACCTGGCCTATGAAACCGAATTGGACGCCGAACTCAAGAGCTGGCTGTCCTTCGCCGCGCAAAAGCTGGAAGAACTGAGCCTGCTGGGCCGCGCCCTGGACAGTGCAACGCAAGCCGCCGCGCAGGACGGCCTGGCCAGGCAGCGCGCCGCGCTGGCTGCCCGCCGTTCCTCGACCCGCATCCATAATCCGGCCGTCGGCCAGCGCATGGCCGGCGCCGCCGCCGTGTCGCGCGACCGCGCGCCGTTCGCCGGCCGCATCGCCCGCCAGCAGGAACAGCTGGGCCTGCCCGCCTACCCGACCACGACCATCGGGTCCTTCCCGCAGACTGCCGAAATCCGTGCGCTGCGCCGCGACTGGAAGTCGGGCGCGCTGACGGACTCGGGCTACGAGACTGCCATCCGCAAGGAAATCGAGGAAGTCATCCGCTTCCAGGAGAAAGTTGGCCTGGACGTGCTGGTGCACGGCGAACCCGAGCGCAACGACATGGTGGAGTACTTCGGCGAACTGCTGGCCGGCTTTGCCTTCACCAAGAACGGCTGGGTCCAGAGCTACGGTTCGCGTTGCGTCAAGCCGCCGATCATCTTCGGCGACGTCGCCCGTCCCGCGCCGATGACGGTGGGCTGGTCGTCGTACGCGCAGTCGCTGACCGACAAGCCGGTCAAGGGCATGCTGACCGGGCCGGTCACCATCCTGCAATGGTCGTTCGTGCGCGACGACCAGCCGCGCGAGCAGACCTGCCGCCAACTGGCGCTGGCGCTGCGCGACGAAGTGGTGGATCTGGAAGCCGCCGGCATCAGCGTCATCCAGATCGACGAACCCGCCATCCGCGAGGGCCTGCCGCTGCGCCGCGCCGATTGGCAGGCCTACCTGGACTGGGCCGTGGATTGCTTCCGCCTGTCGACCGCCGGCGTGCGCGACGAGACGCAGATCCATACGCACATGTGCTATTCGGAGTTCAACGACATCATCGAATCCATCGCCGCCATGGACGCGGACGTGATCACGATCGAAACGTCGCGCTCCAACATGGAGCTGCTCAAGGCCTTCGAGGACTTCCGCTATCCCAACGACATCGGTCCAGGCGTGTACGACATCCATTCGCCGAATGTGCCCGAAGTGGATTGGATGGTCGGCCTGATGGAGAAGGCTGCGGCCCGCCTGCCCAAGGAGCGCCTGTGGGTCAATCCTGACTGCGGCCTGAAGACGCGCGCCTGGCCTGAAACCGAAGCCGCGCTGATCGGCATGGTGGAGGCGGCGCGGGCCTTGCGCCAGGCGGCCTGA